A genomic segment from Acidobacteriota bacterium encodes:
- a CDS encoding SIS domain-containing protein — MTSRHIKAALDESAAALARLTGDSGAIESIARAGLALAECFESAGRVFACGNGGSMSDAMHFAEELSGKFRKERRALPAAAISDPGHLSCAANDYGYESVFARYLEAHARRGDALLAISTSGRSPNVVRAAALARELGLTVVALTGRAATPLAREASIEICTPFGEWSDRVQELHIKVIHILVELVERRLFPENYAD, encoded by the coding sequence TTGACCTCCCGGCACATCAAGGCAGCACTCGACGAGAGCGCGGCCGCCCTGGCGCGGCTGACGGGGGACTCCGGGGCGATCGAGTCGATCGCGAGAGCCGGGCTCGCGCTCGCGGAGTGCTTCGAGAGCGCGGGGCGCGTCTTCGCCTGCGGCAACGGCGGGTCGATGTCGGACGCGATGCACTTCGCCGAGGAGCTGTCGGGGAAATTCCGGAAGGAGCGTCGCGCCCTTCCCGCAGCGGCGATCAGCGATCCCGGCCACCTCAGCTGCGCTGCGAACGATTACGGCTATGAAAGCGTCTTCGCGCGGTACCTCGAGGCGCACGCGAGACGCGGGGACGCGCTCCTCGCGATCAGCACCAGCGGGCGAAGCCCCAACGTCGTCCGGGCCGCGGCGCTGGCGCGGGAGCTCGGGCTCACCGTCGTCGCGCTGACCGGACGCGCGGCGACCCCGCTCGCGCGAGAGGCGTCCATCGAGATCTGCACGCCGTTCGGCGAGTGGTCCGACCGCGTGCAGGAGCTCCACATCAAGGTGATCCACATCCTCGTGGAGCTCGTCGAGCGCCGGCTCTTCCCCGAGAACTACGCCGACTGA
- a CDS encoding nucleotidyltransferase family protein, which translates to MTDPAVMRAAVALALGIAPGAGGARAAGDLSAEESSAVVSLLASNKVSLLALFEAGEGADPLRSAVAASPAGAATILSARARRQELIDAYRPVAEALAASGIRPVLFKSAAPFPYLSSNLDVLVPPSRFEESARIVAALGHIRFPHYREDHKLLFRTFERGRPGLSVHLHECVSWGKIVVADGEEVAARSVGGEEPWLRVSSPADALTATLAHSILETDEVRLSDLRTVRRCLARGARVTDFLAEARERRWEAAASSSLFLYDAVCRAAGAGPLIEEADRDRAVDALARSAWARRSIRRVVPTAGVALPHRTPRWFSKGHLVALIAGDDRREPDRRVRDLAASGWNLVANRLAIRCRPAQLITISGPDGAGKSRLAESVERTLRLCEVPVARLWSRGGFSRMAVSGKALARRVASGRIPAARDEEAKRAFLSGRWRRSLWTWAVVLEQAASLQRARLALAAGRTIICDRYAYDALADLLGRSPDGGRSLPARAAGFLLGAAPAPDIAFLIDVNAEIAHARKEDGTTLESRRRLAGAYRTIAGAAPFVRLDGDLPFDEMAQQAIDASVRRTFDAFARDRA; encoded by the coding sequence TTGACGGACCCGGCGGTGATGCGCGCCGCGGTGGCTCTGGCGCTCGGGATCGCTCCCGGGGCAGGGGGCGCGCGGGCCGCCGGCGATCTCTCGGCGGAGGAGTCCTCGGCCGTCGTCTCCCTCCTGGCCTCGAACAAGGTGTCGCTCCTCGCGCTCTTCGAGGCCGGAGAGGGCGCCGATCCGCTCCGATCGGCCGTCGCCGCCTCGCCGGCCGGCGCCGCGACGATCCTCTCGGCGCGCGCCCGCAGGCAGGAGCTGATCGACGCGTATCGTCCCGTCGCCGAGGCGCTCGCGGCCTCCGGGATCCGTCCCGTCCTCTTCAAATCTGCGGCCCCCTTTCCCTACCTGAGCAGCAATCTCGACGTGCTCGTTCCCCCGAGCCGCTTCGAGGAGAGCGCGCGGATCGTGGCGGCCCTGGGACACATCCGTTTTCCGCACTACCGCGAGGACCACAAGCTCCTCTTCCGCACGTTCGAGCGCGGCCGGCCTGGCCTGAGCGTGCACCTGCACGAGTGCGTCTCCTGGGGAAAGATCGTCGTCGCCGACGGCGAGGAGGTGGCCGCGCGTTCGGTGGGCGGGGAGGAGCCATGGCTCCGCGTCTCGTCGCCCGCGGACGCGCTCACCGCGACGCTCGCCCACTCGATTCTCGAGACCGACGAGGTGCGCCTGAGCGACCTGCGCACGGTCCGGCGGTGCCTCGCCCGCGGCGCGCGCGTCACCGACTTCCTCGCGGAGGCGAGGGAGCGCCGGTGGGAGGCGGCCGCGTCGTCGTCGCTCTTCCTCTACGACGCCGTCTGCCGCGCGGCCGGGGCCGGGCCGCTCATCGAGGAGGCCGATCGCGATCGCGCCGTGGACGCGTTGGCTCGCTCCGCATGGGCGCGCCGATCGATCCGCCGGGTCGTCCCCACGGCGGGAGTGGCGCTCCCGCACAGGACGCCGCGCTGGTTCTCGAAGGGGCATCTCGTCGCCCTGATCGCCGGGGACGACCGGCGGGAGCCGGATCGCAGGGTGAGGGATCTGGCCGCGAGCGGGTGGAACCTCGTGGCCAACCGGCTCGCGATCCGATGCCGCCCCGCCCAGCTCATCACGATCAGCGGTCCGGACGGCGCGGGCAAGAGCCGTCTCGCCGAATCGGTTGAGCGGACCCTGAGGCTGTGCGAGGTTCCCGTCGCGCGACTCTGGAGCCGCGGCGGCTTCTCGCGGATGGCGGTGTCCGGGAAGGCGCTCGCGCGCCGCGTCGCGAGCGGCCGGATCCCCGCGGCGCGCGACGAGGAGGCGAAGCGGGCGTTTCTCTCGGGACGCTGGAGGCGGAGCCTGTGGACCTGGGCCGTCGTGCTCGAGCAGGCGGCGTCGCTCCAGCGGGCGCGGCTCGCGCTCGCGGCCGGGCGGACGATCATCTGCGATCGCTACGCGTACGACGCGCTCGCCGATCTCCTCGGCCGCTCTCCGGACGGCGGGCGATCCCTGCCCGCGCGGGCGGCCGGCTTCCTCCTCGGGGCGGCTCCCGCGCCGGACATCGCCTTCCTCATCGACGTGAACGCCGAGATCGCGCACGCGCGGAAGGAAGACGGGACGACGCTCGAATCGCGCCGGCGCCTCGCGGGCGCCTACCGGACGATCGCCGGCGCGGCCCCGTTCGTGCGCCTCGACGGGGATCTTCCCTTCGACGAGATGGCGCAGCAGGCGATCGACGCGTCGGTGCGCCGGACGTTCGACGCCTTCGCGAGAGATCGCGCATGA
- a CDS encoding glycosyltransferase: MKVAYLVSLFPKISETFILREMQSLRERGVEVAVVSLKSRREPLAHPGAREFEADTIYADGAGPAAAAFVSSLATRPLASGGALARVTAGSLATAPAELVKSLPLVAVAARVGRLLRARGIDRVHAHWATYPALVAWAVRRLEGIPYSLTAHAHDIFAPNPLLRRKILESDFTVTISESNRRHLERACGAEAARRLRVVHCGVPLGEYPVREALPAGPVRVISVGRLVDYKGFPTLLRAIATLRDRGRDVTCEIIGDGPLEATLRLLIREFTLTDRVELTGSRPMDEVRRTISAASVCALACERGRGGLMDGIPVVLMEAMALGVPVVSTRLSGIPELVEDGRTGLLVEPGDARALADALDAITTDLPLAARLAGAARRHVEDHFDIAKSADALLALMRSPPAGAAR; encoded by the coding sequence ATGAAGGTCGCGTACCTCGTCTCCCTCTTTCCGAAGATCTCCGAGACGTTCATCCTGCGGGAGATGCAGTCGCTCCGCGAGCGGGGAGTCGAGGTCGCGGTCGTGTCGCTGAAGAGCCGGCGGGAGCCCCTCGCGCATCCGGGCGCCCGCGAGTTCGAGGCCGATACCATCTACGCCGACGGCGCGGGCCCCGCCGCGGCCGCGTTCGTCTCGTCTCTCGCGACGCGCCCGCTCGCCTCGGGCGGCGCGCTGGCCCGGGTGACGGCGGGGTCCCTGGCGACCGCCCCCGCCGAACTAGTGAAGTCGCTTCCGCTCGTCGCGGTCGCGGCTCGCGTGGGGCGGCTGCTCAGGGCGCGGGGCATCGATCGCGTCCACGCCCACTGGGCGACGTACCCCGCCCTCGTGGCCTGGGCCGTCCGGAGGCTCGAGGGGATCCCGTACTCCCTCACGGCGCACGCGCACGACATCTTCGCGCCGAACCCGCTCCTGAGGCGCAAGATCCTCGAGTCCGACTTCACCGTCACGATCTCCGAGTCCAACAGGAGGCACCTCGAGCGCGCGTGCGGCGCGGAGGCGGCCCGGCGCCTTCGCGTCGTCCACTGCGGCGTGCCGCTCGGCGAGTACCCGGTGAGGGAGGCGCTTCCCGCCGGTCCCGTGCGCGTGATCTCGGTCGGGAGGCTCGTGGACTACAAGGGGTTCCCGACGCTGCTCCGCGCGATCGCGACGCTGCGCGACCGCGGCCGCGACGTCACCTGCGAGATCATCGGTGACGGGCCGCTCGAGGCGACGCTCCGCCTGCTGATCCGCGAGTTCACCCTCACGGATCGCGTCGAGCTGACGGGGTCCCGCCCGATGGACGAGGTGCGGCGGACGATCTCGGCGGCGAGCGTGTGCGCCCTCGCGTGCGAGCGGGGACGGGGCGGCCTGATGGACGGCATCCCCGTCGTGCTGATGGAGGCGATGGCCCTCGGCGTGCCGGTGGTCTCGACGCGGCTCTCCGGCATCCCCGAGCTCGTCGAGGACGGAAGGACCGGGCTCCTCGTCGAGCCGGGGGACGCGCGCGCTCTCGCGGATGCGCTCGACGCGATCACGACGGACCTCCCCCTCGCCGCTCGGCTCGCGGGCGCCGCGCGCCGCCACGTCGAGGATCACTTCGACATCGCGAAGAGCGCCGACGCGCTCCTCGCGCTGATGCGCTCGCCGCCCGCGGGAGCGGCTCGCTGA
- a CDS encoding class I SAM-dependent methyltransferase — translation MKSLADRRRASMMIGARYYTLARHRDTLLKAAIADNLPREGRFLDAGCGKKLMLAQIFRDRCRLAVGVDLEAMAESGPGARGVVSDIGALPLAADAFDVIAMRSVSEHLADPVAAFLEIARVLRPGGAAIVLCPNKWYYSSILGRLVPERIAPWALRTIFGKNVYDNFPTYYRANTRRALRALASSAGLALERATPCEHPPDYLKLSPFLYRLGVTWDRVTSRWPPLHGLAVSYLFVMRKPVRP, via the coding sequence ATGAAGAGCCTGGCGGACCGCCGGCGTGCCTCGATGATGATCGGGGCCCGTTACTACACGCTCGCCCGCCATCGCGACACGCTGCTGAAGGCGGCGATCGCCGACAACCTGCCGAGGGAGGGCCGTTTTCTCGACGCGGGGTGCGGGAAGAAGCTGATGCTCGCGCAGATCTTCAGGGACCGCTGCCGCCTCGCGGTCGGCGTCGATCTCGAGGCGATGGCCGAATCGGGGCCGGGGGCGAGGGGGGTCGTCTCGGACATCGGCGCGCTGCCGCTCGCGGCCGATGCGTTCGACGTCATTGCGATGCGATCGGTCTCCGAGCACCTGGCGGATCCGGTCGCGGCCTTCCTCGAGATCGCCCGCGTCCTCCGGCCGGGCGGCGCCGCGATCGTGCTGTGCCCCAACAAGTGGTACTACTCGTCGATCCTCGGCCGGCTCGTCCCCGAGCGCATCGCGCCCTGGGCCCTCCGCACGATCTTCGGCAAAAACGTGTACGACAACTTCCCCACGTACTACCGCGCGAACACCCGGCGCGCCCTGCGGGCGCTGGCCTCGAGCGCGGGCCTCGCGCTCGAGCGGGCGACCCCGTGCGAGCACCCTCCCGACTATCTGAAGCTCTCCCCCTTCCTCTACCGGCTCGGCGTCACCTGGGATCGCGTCACCTCGCGCTGGCCTCCGCTCCATGGACTCGCGGTCTCCTACCTCTTCGTGATGAGAAAGCCGGTGAGGCCTTGA
- a CDS encoding glycosyltransferase family 4 protein: MKRVAILCEVLHPPLDEGVRIFAAEIGAAMSRRREVLLLGELDAEVKGMAVHGVLRDRFFVGSALSRSIASFAPEGIVYIPWTSLTPRTFLRTAVLRRRAPSARLGVVALQPRDPGWLMRVGARLGPPDRLFALGPSVAALSARLGLASTRLEGGVDTARFRPLGDASKSALRRSLGLPASAYIALHVGHLKEARGVLALKSIQAIPGMQALLVTSTSTQGDADVRRELQQAGVRVVDRHLADIEEHYRASDCYVFPVHSSLDAIELPLSILEAMATNLPIVTTRFGGVPALLDGAGAGVVFFESEAELPRAVLGMRQDRPAPELRRRLERLTWDGMAEQIVKSLEAAVPAPPASREARA, encoded by the coding sequence GTGAAACGCGTCGCGATCCTGTGCGAGGTCCTCCACCCGCCCCTCGACGAGGGGGTCCGGATCTTCGCGGCGGAGATCGGGGCGGCGATGTCCCGGCGGCGGGAGGTCCTTCTCCTCGGCGAGCTCGACGCCGAGGTGAAGGGGATGGCCGTCCACGGCGTCCTGCGCGACCGCTTCTTCGTCGGATCGGCGCTCTCCCGGTCGATCGCGTCGTTCGCCCCCGAGGGAATCGTCTACATCCCGTGGACCTCGCTGACCCCGCGCACCTTTCTCAGGACGGCCGTCCTGCGGCGCCGCGCGCCGTCGGCCCGATTGGGGGTCGTCGCCCTCCAGCCCCGGGATCCGGGATGGCTCATGCGGGTGGGAGCCCGCCTCGGCCCCCCCGATCGCCTCTTCGCGCTCGGCCCGTCCGTCGCGGCGCTCTCGGCGCGGCTCGGGCTCGCCTCGACGCGGCTCGAGGGGGGCGTCGACACGGCGCGCTTCCGCCCCCTCGGCGACGCGTCGAAGAGCGCTCTCCGGCGATCCCTCGGCCTCCCCGCGTCGGCGTACATCGCCCTTCACGTCGGTCACCTCAAGGAGGCGCGCGGCGTGCTGGCCCTCAAGTCGATCCAGGCGATCCCGGGCATGCAGGCGCTCCTCGTCACCAGCACGAGCACGCAGGGTGACGCCGACGTCCGCCGCGAGCTGCAGCAGGCGGGGGTGCGCGTCGTGGATCGCCACCTCGCGGACATCGAGGAGCACTACCGCGCCTCGGACTGCTACGTCTTCCCGGTCCATTCGTCGCTCGACGCGATCGAGCTGCCGCTCTCCATCCTGGAGGCGATGGCGACGAACCTCCCGATCGTCACGACGAGATTCGGCGGCGTCCCCGCGCTCCTCGACGGGGCGGGAGCGGGCGTCGTCTTCTTCGAGTCGGAGGCGGAGCTGCCGCGCGCGGTGCTCGGCATGCGCCAGGATCGCCCCGCGCCGGAGCTGAGGCGCCGCCTCGAGCGGCTGACGTGGGACGGAATGGCGGAGCAAATCGTGAAGAGCCTCGAGGCCGCCGTCCCGGCTCCCCCGGCTTCGCGGGAGGCGCGGGCTTGA
- a CDS encoding glycosyltransferase, with product MTRKVVLVIGQLQQGGAEGQLALLARGLAGAGFVPAVACLSEVAEPHASSLRRDGIEVTLFPRRGRRDVARVRGLASMLRETGAHLVHSFLVGANAYAYAASRLAGLRRLIVSSRTTMPIPSRASRLVHSWVFRSASKVIANAESVKEFTSAYYGVPAASIRVVRNGVDTAGARAAAGDRAAARAEMGVPAEAVLVGTVGRLSREKNLDLFVDLAAALARESPSTRFAVVGDGRRRDALARSIRTAGLTERVALPGARSDVQRLLAAMDVFVLTSDTEGLPNAVLEAMAAGLPVVATRVGGVGELVADGLSGHLVPPGQIVPLLTAVRALVADPGLRARQGSAGLGRIASDFGVARMIEATAGVYEEVLST from the coding sequence TTGACGCGGAAAGTCGTCCTCGTGATCGGCCAGCTCCAGCAGGGGGGCGCCGAAGGGCAGCTCGCGCTGCTCGCCCGCGGCCTCGCCGGAGCCGGATTCGTGCCCGCCGTCGCCTGCCTCTCCGAGGTGGCCGAGCCGCACGCCTCGAGCCTCAGGCGCGACGGGATCGAGGTCACGCTTTTTCCGCGGCGGGGCCGCCGCGATGTCGCGCGCGTGAGGGGCCTCGCCTCGATGCTCCGGGAGACCGGCGCTCATCTCGTCCACTCGTTCCTCGTCGGGGCGAACGCCTACGCGTACGCCGCGTCGCGGCTCGCGGGGCTCCGCCGCCTGATCGTCTCCTCGCGCACGACCATGCCCATCCCCTCGCGAGCAAGCCGGCTCGTCCACTCCTGGGTTTTCCGCAGCGCGTCGAAGGTGATCGCCAACGCCGAGTCGGTGAAGGAGTTCACCTCGGCGTACTACGGGGTTCCCGCCGCCTCGATACGCGTCGTGCGCAACGGGGTCGACACCGCCGGCGCGCGCGCGGCCGCCGGAGATCGCGCGGCGGCCCGCGCCGAGATGGGGGTGCCGGCCGAAGCGGTGCTCGTCGGGACGGTCGGCCGCCTGTCGCGGGAGAAGAACCTCGATCTCTTCGTCGACCTCGCCGCCGCCCTGGCGCGCGAGAGCCCGTCCACACGGTTCGCCGTCGTGGGAGACGGCCGGCGACGCGACGCGCTGGCGCGATCGATCCGCACCGCCGGGCTGACGGAGCGCGTCGCGCTCCCGGGCGCGCGCTCCGACGTGCAGAGGCTGCTCGCCGCGATGGACGTATTCGTGCTGACCTCCGACACGGAGGGACTCCCGAACGCCGTGCTCGAGGCGATGGCCGCGGGGCTCCCGGTGGTCGCGACGCGCGTCGGCGGGGTCGGGGAGCTGGTCGCGGACGGCCTCTCCGGCCATCTCGTGCCTCCCGGGCAGATCGTTCCCCTGCTGACCGCGGTCCGCGCGCTGGTCGCGGACCCCGGCCTCCGGGCGCGCCAGGGGAGCGCGGGACTCGGGCGCATCGCATCGGATTTCGGCGTCGCGCGCATGATCGAGGCGACCGCAGGAGTCTACGAGGAGGTCCTGTCCACGTGA
- a CDS encoding glycosyltransferase family 2 protein, with translation MARAAFAAFAGLILYSYAAYPMILWTLAVLFGRRSRADEAHTPSVSVLVPAYNEEAVIARKIENTLALDYPRDRIEIVVASESTDGTDGIVAGYAGAGVRLLPSRVRQGKVRNLARAVPESRGEILLFTDANAMIRPDALRKMVRHFADPRIGSVSGRLTYANDERTAAGASEEVYWGMEQLLKSASSRLFSLPGANGSLFAVRRERFRPIAPDRGDDFEIPIRCILDGYGSILEPGAVSVEGATARFVHEYRRKVRIINWMLTSAAVLLKEAIGRGRWLLAFQLLSHKINRWAVPFWLAGLFIANLFLLDAGPIFLASAIAQAAFYAVALGAIAMERGAAPLRGWLALPAYFVVVHAASAVGVVTCLLGREVTWHRTR, from the coding sequence ATGGCCCGCGCCGCGTTCGCCGCGTTCGCGGGGCTCATCCTCTACTCGTACGCCGCCTATCCGATGATCCTCTGGACGCTCGCGGTCCTGTTCGGGAGGAGGAGCCGCGCCGACGAGGCGCACACTCCCTCGGTCTCGGTCCTCGTCCCGGCGTACAACGAGGAGGCGGTCATCGCGCGGAAGATCGAGAACACTCTCGCTCTCGACTACCCCCGCGACCGGATCGAGATCGTCGTCGCCTCGGAGTCGACGGATGGCACCGACGGGATCGTCGCGGGGTACGCGGGCGCCGGCGTGAGGCTGCTTCCGAGCCGCGTGCGGCAGGGGAAGGTGCGGAACCTCGCGCGCGCGGTGCCGGAGAGCCGCGGGGAGATCCTTCTCTTCACGGACGCGAACGCGATGATCCGCCCCGACGCGCTGCGGAAGATGGTCCGCCACTTCGCGGACCCCCGCATCGGCTCGGTCTCGGGGCGGCTCACCTACGCGAACGACGAGAGGACCGCGGCGGGAGCGTCGGAGGAGGTGTACTGGGGGATGGAGCAGCTCCTCAAGTCGGCGAGCAGCCGCCTCTTCTCGCTGCCGGGTGCGAACGGATCGCTCTTCGCCGTCCGGCGCGAGCGCTTCCGGCCGATCGCCCCCGATCGCGGCGACGACTTCGAGATCCCGATCCGGTGCATCCTCGACGGGTACGGCTCCATCCTCGAGCCGGGCGCGGTCTCCGTTGAGGGGGCGACGGCCCGCTTCGTCCACGAGTACCGCCGCAAGGTCCGGATCATCAACTGGATGCTCACGAGCGCCGCCGTCCTCCTCAAGGAGGCGATCGGGCGGGGGAGATGGCTTCTCGCGTTCCAGCTCCTGTCGCACAAGATCAACCGCTGGGCTGTCCCCTTCTGGCTCGCCGGGCTCTTCATCGCCAATCTCTTCCTGCTCGACGCGGGCCCGATATTCCTCGCGTCGGCGATCGCACAGGCGGCGTTCTACGCGGTCGCCCTCGGCGCGATCGCCATGGAGCGCGGGGCGGCGCCCCTTCGCGGCTGGCTCGCGCTGCCGGCCTACTTCGTCGTCGTGCACGCCGCCTCCGCGGTCGGCGTCGTGACGTGCCTCCTCGGCCGCGAGGTGACCTGGCACAGGACGAGGTGA